The Magnolia sinica isolate HGM2019 chromosome 10, MsV1, whole genome shotgun sequence genome includes a window with the following:
- the LOC131217278 gene encoding protein CHLOROPLAST IMPORT APPARATUS 2-like translates to MSSCLNPGGGRTYGFNLDLVKSPSPLIACSSQSSSPSSTLSESSNSPLTISTRKPRTPRKRPNQTYTEAAALLSTIYPNIFSTKNLAKLCKHTRSYDSFTESSELLPPLPSLDNAGFLLSRSVPEKPTSRIEPNPKSSSNKPHPGVTGTDCLPSSPNGQHDGYEEDFGAESILDEEIEEGIDSIIGNLSVNNDSHGNSYDFGGGSQSQTNAHYWNLMGLAFGGNFEFAFGFGRNVRALKQVEDGDWWRNSTVEVSDISPKFKVTEKKKKSKKKKKKMMAEEDDLQDLGPSEENLQPGLCLKLNYEAVLNAWSDRGSPFSDKNSKAEAHKSSVDSIVRF, encoded by the coding sequence ATGTCTTCCTGTTTAAACCCAGGAGGCGGACGAACCTATGGTTTCAATCTCGACCTTGTAAAATCCCCGTCTCCGTTGATAGCATGCTCTTCCCAATCTTCTTCTCCCTCCTCCACTCTCTCTGAATCGAGCAATTCTCCCCTCACTATCTCGACCCGCAAACCAAGAACCCCTCGGAAGCGTCCCAATCAAACCTATACTGAAGCAGCTGCTCTCCTCTCCACAATCTATCCCAACATCTTCTCGACTAAAAATCTTGCAAAACTCTGTAAACACACAAGATCATATGACTCTTTCACTGAATCCTCTGAGCTGCTCCCACCATTGCCTTCTCTCGACAATGCCGGTTTCCTGCTTAGCCGATCAGTCCCTGAAAAACCAACTTCCAGAATTGAGCCCAACCCCAAGAGTTCCAGCAATAAGCCCCACCCCGGCGTAACTGGCACTGATTGCCTTCCAAGTTCTCCAAACGGGCAGCATGATGGTTATGAGGAGGATTTCGGCGCAGAGTCAATCCTCGATGAGGAGATTGAAGAGGGCATTGATAGCATCATCGGGAATCTCAGCGTAAACAACGATTCTCATGGTAATTCCTATGATTTCGGCGGCGGCAGCCAGTCTCAGACCAATGCTCATTACTGGAATCTGATGGGCCTTGCTTTTGGTGGGAACTTTGAATTTGCGTTTGGGTTTGGAAGGAATGTGAGGGCACTGAAACAGGTAGAGGATGGGGATTGGTGGAGAAATTCGACTGTTGAGGTTTCAGATATCTCTCCCAAATTCAAAGTtacagagaagaagaagaagagcaagaagaagaagaagaagatgatggcaGAAGAAGATGACTTGCAGGATCTTGGCCCTTCTGAAGAGAATTTGCAGCCTGGTTTGTGCCTGAAATTGAATTATGAAGCAGTTTTGAATGCATGGTCGGACCGTGGGTCGCCGTTCTCCGACAAAAACTCGAAGGCGGAGGCACACAAATCTTCCGTAGACTCCATTGTACGTTTCTAA